The genomic DNA ATAAAATGTCCACATCATCACTCCTTCCATTCAGTGCGAATGTCATTTGGACTTTGTGGAGTTTGAATGTGGAACACTGTCTTAAAATGTTTCACCCCATTTTATGAGATCAAAGGAATAGACAACTGTAATAATAAATATGTGCAGTTGAATAATGCTAAAAATAGCTTTCTAGTCTATTTAAAGGGAAAGTAATAATCCCTCACTTAATTTATTTGTTGCATGAATGCTTCATTTCAAATTAAAGAGGAACTTTGTTGTAGTGATTGgaataaaaataatataaacATTAAACTATGAACAATAGTGTGTAGTAAAGGGAAAAATTTAAATACACTTATTACAAAACCATGCGCAGACATGCACTTCAATAGATTGATGCCTCTGAAGTAAAAGTAGTATTGTGtttcttgcttttgtttctcACTTAAAGTTAGAAAAGAGGAAAGTAAAATGAGGTTCTAATTAAAAGTGTTTCAAATTTCAAATGCCATAACTCAATGTTTGGTGCAGTTCCATCCATGCACAAAAATGTAGTGTGGAGTGCTGCTGAGTGTTCCGTCCCTCAGTGTGACCATCTGTGTTCCAGCAGATGGGGCATTTCAACAGACTTTGGGATGAGAATGTAACAAGTTAATCATTCTAACTGTAAATCAGTAACAATCACATTCATTGACAAGTTCAAGACAGAGGGACacatacagaaaaaaaaaagaagtgtctGTCACGTTTGCCTTATTTAGCTACTAAAATAACACTGTGGGATGGCAAAACATAAAAGTGACTAATGAAAAAGAATTCCCAGGATGTCCATTACACTGTTGTGGTGAGTTTGGTTGCCAGTGCTCTCTGAAGGATAAATAAACTGAAGGTGGACTAGAAAGGTCTGTAGCTCCAGAAACTAGAGAAGACTGAAATCTGCAGGAAGACAACATTAAATCAGCAGCCATTCTAATGGAGTGATGGAGAGTGAAGGCACTCCAGTTGACTTTTGATTATCCACCAAGGTGAAAGCACAGCTAGAAAATAGACATATGAAGTACTTAAATACCAACCTTGTCCTTGAGCTgctgacagagctgcagagagatgGTGAGGAATACCAGCGTATCATTGAGCCAGGGCACGACACACTCGACCTTGTGAACATGGCTGACCTCAAATCGGTTGTTGTTGAGCTCACTGGAACAGGACATGTTCAGGAGATTCAGAAGATATCGTTGTTATTTATTCTCCTTTTGGAATCCGTGAACATTAACATGCTTTACCCCACATGTGAAATGCAGCAACACTTACAACATGGCTCCAGGATTGTGCAACACTGAGCTTCCGGCATGCTTGAAATTCTTGAGATACAAAATAACCCTTTCATCATTTGATGTACAGTGTATACATGCTCTACTTAAAGCATTGTACCCAATAACAAGTATAGACCTTAGTGGTGTTGGGAGGCAGCACATGAAGCTGGTACACCATCAGACACAGTTTGCTCAAGTTGATGTAAAAGTTGACCATCACATCTCCAGGCATGGGAGGAGAGAACATCTTCTGTTGGAGGAAAGGACATTTCAGTTGGATTCAATTAAACTATATTCATATAGTGCCTGTTACAAGCAGAATTGTCTATAGACACTTCACAGAAATGCAGAGCATGTATTAGATTTTTCCTTCACTTTTAAGTGTTTCAAATGGAACTTTTGTTGATAGAACTTTTTACCTCAGCATCTGCTTTAATATTGATGTTCAGTTTAAGACCttctcaacattttaaaaatccataGATGGATattaaacagttttattttaaagcttcaCAAGTAAAAAGAGGTTGAAAACTGTTTTCAGTTGGAAACTGTACATCATCACTGTGTGGAGATGTTCACACAGAGCTGGAGTTGTCCAAGTAGTGTTTATGTTGTTTCTACTGGCTTATGTCCAGTACCATCAAACCACTGGTGGCCAGCTCAGGTAGAGTCAGGGAGGCAGGTGTGGTGAGACGATTTCGTGCTCGTGTCAGCTGGAGCATTACTGCATCCATGAGCTGAACCATTGAGAGAAACAACACCGAAGATCAGTTACATGGTAACAGAGTTAATCTATACAACAAGGCAAAACACTGACCTTATTAACCTCAGTACCCGTCTTGAAATGGTAGCTTTCATCATGGCTACTTAGAAGCTGGAGGGCCTGATTCACATGGTTCCTGGCATCCTGTATCTGATTGATTTAGACCAGAGATGTGAAGGCATGCTACAAATGTTTACAATGTTACTTCTCACACAGCACAGTTCTTGTTCTGGATATGGTGCTAGTTATACTTGTGTATGGCTTTAATAAAGGCAACTTGGTCAGTTTATTCATTAGTTGTATAGATGTCTAACTTGTTTCCAATTTGGGTATACAACAAATGTAGCAGTATCTGcatcttctgtcctcttctcagGAAAGGCTTTTCCACAAGTGACAGTGGTCATAGCAAAATGTGATAAAAGCAATGAACCAATGTAGATAGTAAATCCCCTTGAAACACAGGTATCTTCCATGTGACAGCAGACATAACTAACGTATTTAAACCACATATTGCGTAACGCTATCAAACATAATTAATTTCAGTTGCTAACAGATTGTACCTGCTGCAGTTTCCACTGTTTATCCTCCCTGAACTGAAAGTGCATCGTTTGGCTGCTCTTTGCAACCTTCAGGTTTATGTCCTGACAAGATGAGCAAAAAATTAACACGAGAGTCACTAAATAAGAATCAATCATTCATTTTTGCATAAGCAGAACAAGACACTCACAGCCTGAGTCAGAGCCTCTCCTTGCAGAGTCAGCACCCCCTTCACTTGATCCATTCTGTAAATTCAACACAGCACTTTTCTATTTTTACtgtcactgcagcagcagcagaaaagaggaaagataGTGTACACAAAGATTTCAACATGCCATCTATCACTGAACATATGACAACCACTTCCTCCAGAGTTCTCAACACAAACAAGGGCCCCTCCTATTCTACAAAAAACTACACTGGCTGTGTAAGACAACTATGCTATTTCAATAAAATAAGAGCTTACGATGAACTGCCAAGGATGAAATTCTCTTGCTTAAGTTGACTCTCCAGGCCTGGGGATGGTATAGAGAAACGTCTGGATGCCTCCTTTTAATGGTAGCAGAAGCAACAGTATAATTATTAAACCCATCATTGGTAGATTATCACATCTACAAAGAATCATTTCCTATCCACATAACGTGTACCAAACATATATTAAGCAAGGCAAAATATACTTATTGACATTAAGGATAATGAAATTGCACTGTGTGTTCTTATCTTGAGCTACAATATCTCAAACATTCATTACAACTATGAAGAAACCTGAGACTTGACTGTTTACTTTGCTGACAGGGACCTTTCACCTCAATTTTTTCTCTAGCAAGTTATTCATTCTATTTTTCTCACTTTAGACGAATAGAAAAAAGAAC from Takifugu rubripes chromosome 5, fTakRub1.2, whole genome shotgun sequence includes the following:
- the rogdi gene encoding protein rogdi homolog — translated: MLNSQRSLSELPKMSAASQVERAVLEEEFNWLLREEVHAVLKQLQDVLKEASRRFSIPSPGLESQLKQENFILGSSSMDQVKGVLTLQGEALTQADINLKVAKSSQTMHFQFREDKQWKLQQIQDARNHVNQALQLLSSHDESYHFKTGTEVNKLMDAVMLQLTRARNRLTTPASLTLPELATSGLMKMFSPPMPGDVMVNFYINLSKLCLMVYQLHVLPPNTTKNFKHAGSSVLHNPGAMFELNNNRFEVSHVHKVECVVPWLNDTLVFLTISLQLCQQLKDKISVFSSFWSYRPF